In Cytobacillus oceanisediminis, the following proteins share a genomic window:
- a CDS encoding amidohydrolase family protein, whose translation MTALWITNVRLEKGFIYENEQITGTSTEICHLKIDDGKIAEITQLAPGSNENQFDAKQKLVLPSLRDMHIHIDKTYYGGPWKACTPITNGIFTRLEEEKELLPKLLPTAQERAEKMIELYLKNGHTHIRTHCNVDPVIGLKNLEATVNALKKYEDVLTYDIVAFPQHGLLRSGSVQLIRDAMKNGATLVGGVDPATVDRNIEKSLNTIFEIAAEHNKGVDIHLHDPNSLGAFTFERMADYTRESGMAGRATISHGIALADLSEEALAEVAAILKEQEIDVTTTIPINRTTIPVLALDRYGIPVSVGHDSITDHWSPFGTGNTIQKLGTLAERFRMIDEYSLSSVLKFATGGVTPLNKAGERVWPKVGDDATMMLVDATCSAEAIARRATAETLFFKGKKVESKRTELNIINS comes from the coding sequence ATGACAGCTCTATGGATTACAAATGTTCGGCTAGAAAAAGGATTCATCTACGAAAATGAACAAATTACAGGCACTAGCACTGAAATTTGCCACTTGAAAATCGATGATGGGAAAATTGCAGAAATCACACAACTTGCCCCAGGTTCTAATGAAAACCAATTCGATGCAAAACAGAAACTTGTACTTCCTTCTTTAAGAGATATGCACATTCATATTGACAAAACCTATTACGGTGGCCCATGGAAAGCCTGCACACCAATCACAAACGGCATTTTCACCAGATTAGAAGAGGAAAAAGAACTTTTGCCGAAGCTTCTCCCAACCGCACAAGAACGCGCTGAAAAAATGATAGAGCTGTATTTAAAAAATGGCCATACTCATATTCGCACACATTGTAATGTTGACCCTGTAATTGGCCTGAAAAACTTAGAAGCTACTGTCAATGCACTAAAAAAATATGAAGATGTCCTTACATATGACATTGTTGCGTTTCCGCAGCATGGGCTGCTGAGAAGCGGTTCTGTGCAGTTAATTCGGGATGCTATGAAAAATGGAGCCACCCTAGTTGGCGGTGTGGATCCAGCTACAGTGGACAGGAACATTGAAAAGTCATTAAATACAATATTTGAAATTGCAGCAGAACATAATAAGGGAGTCGATATCCATCTTCATGATCCTAACTCATTGGGGGCTTTTACATTCGAGAGAATGGCAGATTATACAAGAGAATCAGGAATGGCAGGAAGAGCAACGATTAGCCATGGAATTGCTTTAGCCGACCTGTCCGAAGAAGCATTGGCTGAGGTGGCGGCAATATTGAAAGAGCAAGAAATTGACGTGACCACTACCATTCCAATTAATCGTACAACTATTCCTGTTCTTGCACTTGATCGTTATGGTATTCCCGTTTCAGTAGGGCATGACAGCATCACTGATCATTGGTCTCCGTTTGGAACAGGAAACACCATACAGAAACTGGGAACTCTTGCGGAAAGGTTCCGAATGATTGATGAATATTCTTTATCATCTGTCTTGAAGTTTGCAACTGGCGGGGTTACTCCCCTAAATAAAGCTGGTGAACGGGTTTGGCCAAAAGTCGGGGACGATGCGACAATGATGCTTGTTGATGCGACATGTTCAGCAGAAGCAATTGCGAGAAGAGCAACGGCTGAAACATTATTTTTCAAAGGCAAGAAGGTTGAAAGCAAACGAACTGAACTAAACATAATAAATTCATAA
- a CDS encoding amidohydrolase, with protein MSTSYWLTNIKLETGYLQDDNGAYTTTTELFHLKIEDGKIIEKQSSSYKISENEKKLDGRGFLAVPSFKEMHNHLDKTYLSLDWKACRPVKNLEERLQYEAMELEELAPTAKQRASKMIELLLSKGSTHIRTHVNIDPYIGLKNLEGVREALEDYSDKLTFEIVAFPQHGLLREHVIPLMKEAMRSGANIVGGLDPAGIDRNIEKSLYEVMNLSTEFDADIDIHLHDGGHAGLYTIDKFAEMIEEVKWHNRAAVSHAFCLGEVPVPQAEEMAERLSELGISIMSTIPITKSLPPIELLDRKGVNVYLGCDGFYDSWGPFGNGDLLEKVTRYGELYRKSDEISLAQSLKWATGGPVPLNKDGEMSWPLEGEEANLVLVNASCSAEAVARTPKREAVIFRGKVVAGQLT; from the coding sequence ATGTCAACTTCCTATTGGTTAACAAATATTAAGCTTGAAACAGGATATCTTCAGGATGACAATGGAGCTTATACAACAACAACGGAACTCTTTCATTTAAAAATTGAAGATGGAAAAATAATAGAAAAACAGAGCAGCAGTTATAAAATTTCCGAGAATGAAAAAAAGTTGGACGGAAGAGGATTTCTGGCTGTGCCATCTTTTAAAGAGATGCACAACCATCTTGATAAGACCTATCTTTCTCTTGATTGGAAGGCTTGCAGGCCGGTCAAAAATTTAGAAGAACGTTTACAGTATGAAGCAATGGAGCTTGAGGAATTGGCGCCTACAGCCAAACAGCGGGCAAGCAAAATGATTGAGCTTCTCCTTTCTAAGGGGTCAACTCATATTCGTACCCATGTAAATATTGATCCCTATATAGGCTTGAAGAACCTGGAAGGCGTAAGAGAAGCTTTAGAAGACTATTCCGACAAACTGACATTCGAAATTGTAGCTTTCCCTCAACACGGTCTATTAAGGGAACATGTAATTCCTCTCATGAAAGAAGCGATGAGATCTGGAGCCAACATTGTAGGAGGTCTTGATCCTGCAGGAATTGACCGCAACATTGAAAAGTCACTCTATGAAGTCATGAATCTGAGTACAGAATTTGATGCAGATATAGATATCCATTTACATGATGGCGGACATGCAGGATTATATACCATTGATAAATTTGCTGAAATGATAGAAGAAGTAAAGTGGCACAATCGTGCTGCTGTAAGCCATGCATTTTGTTTAGGGGAAGTACCAGTTCCGCAAGCAGAAGAAATGGCGGAAAGATTGAGTGAGCTTGGAATTTCGATCATGTCCACTATTCCTATAACAAAATCTCTTCCACCAATTGAACTCTTAGACAGGAAAGGTGTAAATGTTTATCTGGGCTGCGATGGATTCTATGATTCCTGGGGTCCTTTCGGGAATGGAGATCTGCTGGAAAAAGTCACAAGATATGGTGAGCTTTATCGTAAGAGCGATGAAATATCTCTGGCACAATCCTTAAAATGGGCCACTGGGGGTCCTGTTCCATTAAACAAGGATGGAGAGATGAGTTGGCCGCTTGAGGGAGAAGAGGCAAACTTGGTACTTGTCAATGCTTCGTGTTCGGCAGAAGCAGTTGCGAGAACACCTAAGAGAGAAGCGGTAATTTTTAGAGGGAAAGTTGTCGCGGGGCAGCTAACATAG
- a CDS encoding ankyrin repeat domain-containing protein: MLKIDDGLMFFEAAGKGDLECLKACVESGININLQDKKKRTAILIASINKHYDMVHYLAESGADINLQDQTSLNPFLYGCIHGDLKLVKMMISAGADINLLTRFGGVGITPACEKGHIEVVRELLMSTDINVNHTNYCGWTPLIEAIVLNDGGENQQAIIKLLLEHGADTNLTDQYGVKPIELARRKGYREIEDILFTAGIE; encoded by the coding sequence ATGCTAAAAATTGATGATGGCCTAATGTTCTTTGAAGCAGCCGGGAAAGGTGACCTTGAATGTTTGAAAGCATGTGTAGAGAGTGGCATTAATATCAATCTGCAGGATAAGAAAAAACGAACTGCCATACTGATTGCTTCGATAAATAAGCATTATGATATGGTTCATTATCTGGCGGAGTCAGGGGCAGACATTAATCTTCAAGATCAAACCAGCTTAAACCCATTTTTATATGGATGCATTCATGGTGATTTGAAGTTAGTAAAAATGATGATAAGCGCAGGTGCTGATATTAATCTCTTAACTAGATTTGGCGGGGTGGGTATTACTCCAGCCTGTGAAAAGGGACATATAGAAGTAGTTCGGGAGCTTTTAATGTCTACAGATATAAACGTAAACCATACAAATTATTGCGGATGGACACCTTTGATTGAAGCAATTGTTTTGAATGATGGAGGAGAAAACCAGCAGGCCATCATAAAGTTATTGCTTGAACACGGAGCCGATACAAACCTTACAGACCAATATGGTGTGAAACCGATTGAGCTTGCCAGAAGAAAAGGATACAGAGAAATAGAGGATATTTTATTTACCGCTGGTATAGAGTAA
- a CDS encoding GNAT family N-acetyltransferase: protein MNTDIQKEENRFFINDEKGDMIAEITYIPSGDSVITIDHTYVSESLRGKGVAGKLLESVVQEARSKGYKIVPACSYAKAVFDRKSEYQDLLAK from the coding sequence ATGAATACAGATATACAAAAAGAAGAAAACCGTTTTTTTATAAATGATGAGAAAGGGGACATGATTGCCGAAATCACCTATATTCCAAGCGGCGATTCGGTCATAACCATAGACCATACATATGTAAGCGAATCCCTGCGCGGTAAGGGAGTTGCAGGAAAACTGCTGGAAAGTGTCGTTCAGGAGGCGCGCAGCAAAGGATATAAGATTGTGCCTGCCTGCTCATATGCAAAAGCTGTTTTTGACCGGAAGAGCGAATATCAGGATTTACTCGCGAAATAA
- a CDS encoding alpha/beta fold hydrolase produces MHAKIKEVNGTAISYYDEGTGEPLVLLHGFCGSKDYWAGVIPVLAENFRVIAVDLPGHGGSGLPAGDPSIEKMAEVIKEAIDEMELDKISLIGHSLGGYVTLAFAEAYEDKLKSFSLVHSTASPDSEEGKKGRDAASGKIDKEGIESFIDGLVPKLFAPGEKHPEEIQMAKEIGYCTRPEGAKAALKAMKLREDRSHVLKSTELPVLLVAGDKDQIVPPEKSFAVEGPNIKQMTIKAAGHMSMYEAPQELAEIIRRFLKE; encoded by the coding sequence ATGCACGCAAAAATAAAAGAAGTAAATGGAACAGCCATCTCATATTATGATGAAGGCACAGGTGAGCCGCTGGTATTGCTGCATGGTTTTTGCGGCAGCAAAGATTACTGGGCAGGGGTGATTCCCGTTTTGGCGGAGAACTTTCGAGTCATTGCGGTGGATCTTCCAGGACATGGGGGTTCAGGTTTGCCAGCCGGTGACCCATCAATTGAGAAGATGGCTGAAGTAATCAAAGAGGCTATAGATGAGATGGAGCTGGATAAAATATCTCTTATCGGCCACTCATTGGGCGGCTATGTAACTCTTGCATTTGCTGAAGCATACGAAGACAAGCTGAAATCCTTTTCTCTTGTCCATTCAACAGCCAGCCCTGATTCAGAAGAAGGAAAGAAAGGAAGAGACGCAGCTTCCGGCAAAATTGATAAAGAGGGAATTGAATCCTTTATTGATGGACTTGTGCCCAAGCTCTTTGCACCCGGTGAGAAACATCCAGAAGAAATTCAAATGGCGAAAGAGATTGGCTATTGTACAAGACCTGAAGGTGCAAAGGCTGCCTTGAAAGCGATGAAACTGCGTGAGGACCGCAGCCATGTCTTGAAGAGCACTGAGCTCCCGGTATTACTTGTCGCTGGAGACAAAGATCAGATTGTCCCGCCTGAAAAGTCATTTGCAGTTGAAGGACCTAATATTAAGCAAATGACCATTAAAGCTGCCGGACATATGAGCATGTACGAAGCACCACAGGAACTCGCCGAAATTATTCGCAGGTTTTTGAAAGAGTAA
- a CDS encoding endolytic transglycosylase MltG, whose translation MTPNTLRSFAAGLLAAAILTGSVYLFGPSEAKSTEKPSEKTEKAEKLSDKEMIELLASKGYVVNTEAEWSKQLAAAAKSSEKKDEKAEEKTEDKTGEKVVYRTILTVSMGMTSIDVGNALEKAHIIESGVQFYKDVEKRGLENDLRPGTFEIESGMTTDEIISVIFK comes from the coding sequence ATGACACCCAATACCTTGCGCAGTTTTGCAGCAGGCCTTTTAGCGGCGGCCATCTTGACAGGAAGCGTCTACCTTTTTGGACCTTCTGAAGCAAAGAGTACAGAAAAGCCTTCTGAGAAGACAGAGAAAGCAGAAAAGCTGTCAGATAAAGAAATGATTGAATTGCTCGCATCTAAAGGCTACGTCGTCAACACTGAAGCTGAATGGAGCAAACAGCTCGCTGCCGCAGCAAAGTCCAGCGAGAAAAAAGATGAAAAAGCAGAAGAGAAAACTGAGGACAAAACTGGCGAAAAAGTTGTTTACAGGACTATTTTAACCGTATCAATGGGAATGACCAGCATTGACGTGGGGAACGCGCTTGAAAAAGCCCATATTATTGAAAGCGGAGTCCAATTCTATAAAGATGTAGAAAAACGGGGCCTTGAGAACGATTTGCGTCCCGGTACGTTTGAAATAGAAAGCGGAATGACGACAGACGAGATCATTTCGGTTATTTTTAAGTAA
- a CDS encoding FMN-binding glutamate synthase family protein, with translation MDYLVIALFLFIAFVIFVPVILFIYWYVKDDRQKQHSILRNFPVIGKVRYITEKVGPELRQYLFNNDTEGKPFSRKEYQDVVKAGKYKERLIGFGSIRDFNEEGFYIRNTLFPKLVDEMKVDNTQKVKTRVYKVDGDNLFSRKEHSEEKLANPYYLRDEDAVVLGEKTCRQPFRVKGLVGQSAMSYGSLGEKAITALSKGLGLAGGTWMNTGEGGLSQYHLAGSPDIIMQIGPDMFGVRKANGEFSWEEFKKKSELPEVKAFELKLAQGAKTRGGHVEGEKVTEEIASIRLVEVGKTINSPNRFYEFDDAPSMFDFIEELRSVGGKPVGMKIVVGDLDALENMISYMKESGKGPDFITVDGGEGGTGATYQELADSVGLPIQSALTVVDEMLREYGVRDRVKIIASGKLITPDKIAIALAMGADLVNIARGFMISVGCIMAQVCHTNHCPAGVATTDKKLQDGLIVDEKHYRVCNYVISLREGLFNLAAAAGIDNPTQFERKHIVHKDKFGRVSPIEDILHAAKRAQLQKES, from the coding sequence ATAGATTACCTTGTTATTGCATTATTTCTATTTATTGCATTCGTTATTTTTGTACCAGTTATTCTATTTATTTATTGGTATGTAAAAGATGACAGGCAGAAACAGCACTCCATACTCAGAAACTTCCCTGTAATTGGGAAGGTGCGATACATCACAGAAAAAGTAGGGCCAGAGTTAAGACAATACCTATTCAATAATGATACAGAAGGCAAGCCTTTTTCGAGAAAAGAATACCAGGATGTTGTCAAAGCCGGCAAATACAAAGAAAGGTTAATAGGATTCGGCTCTATAAGAGATTTTAATGAAGAAGGCTTCTATATACGCAATACCTTGTTCCCTAAACTCGTTGATGAAATGAAGGTGGATAATACACAGAAAGTTAAAACACGAGTTTATAAAGTGGATGGAGACAACCTGTTTTCAAGAAAGGAACACAGCGAAGAAAAATTGGCCAATCCTTACTATCTGCGGGATGAAGATGCGGTTGTGCTTGGAGAAAAGACCTGCCGGCAGCCATTCAGAGTCAAGGGACTTGTCGGCCAATCGGCCATGAGCTATGGCTCTCTTGGCGAAAAGGCGATCACTGCCCTTTCAAAAGGTCTTGGCCTTGCCGGAGGCACCTGGATGAATACCGGTGAAGGCGGTCTGTCTCAGTACCATTTGGCCGGAAGCCCGGATATTATTATGCAAATTGGCCCTGATATGTTCGGCGTCCGAAAGGCAAACGGGGAATTTTCATGGGAAGAATTTAAAAAGAAAAGTGAACTGCCTGAGGTAAAAGCCTTTGAACTAAAGCTTGCGCAGGGTGCGAAAACCCGCGGCGGCCATGTTGAAGGTGAAAAAGTAACCGAAGAAATTGCCAGTATCCGGCTTGTAGAGGTTGGCAAAACGATTAACAGTCCAAACCGTTTTTATGAATTTGATGATGCCCCTTCTATGTTCGACTTTATTGAGGAGCTCCGGAGTGTAGGCGGAAAACCTGTCGGAATGAAAATAGTGGTAGGCGATCTTGATGCCCTTGAGAACATGATTTCCTATATGAAGGAGAGCGGCAAAGGCCCTGATTTTATTACAGTTGATGGCGGTGAAGGCGGAACAGGCGCTACTTATCAAGAGCTTGCAGACAGTGTGGGCCTCCCCATCCAATCCGCCCTGACTGTTGTGGATGAAATGCTGAGAGAGTACGGAGTCAGGGACCGTGTAAAAATTATCGCTTCCGGTAAATTAATCACTCCTGATAAAATTGCCATTGCTCTTGCGATGGGAGCGGATCTGGTCAATATCGCCAGGGGTTTTATGATCAGCGTCGGCTGCATCATGGCCCAAGTCTGTCATACAAATCACTGTCCTGCAGGGGTTGCGACAACCGACAAAAAGCTGCAGGATGGATTGATTGTTGATGAAAAGCATTACCGTGTCTGCAACTATGTCATCTCTCTAAGAGAAGGACTATTTAATCTTGCGGCAGCTGCAGGAATCGATAATCCGACTCAATTCGAAAGAAAACACATTGTTCATAAAGATAAATTCGGCAGAGTCTCTCCTATTGAAGATATACTGCATGCAGCCAAACGCGCACAGCTGCAGAAAGAAAGCTGA
- a CDS encoding NAD(P)H-binding protein, translating to MKVIVIGANGDVGEHVIRKLADRKLEALAVAANENQIEDLVKLGAAHAIVYDEQKLIPHLQESDAVIYLTGVNPKKHTSKTVMVDHQSISDIIQLAQKSDVRRFVMMSAVKAEESETDPSRKIAAKDLPEDMLKAADLVYTVIRIGQLTDKPGSGKITLSEKIHDRDAEIPREDAAEVLVESIDKEAIFNSTIEAASGDTAIREALSQF from the coding sequence ATGAAAGTGATTGTAATCGGTGCCAATGGAGATGTGGGTGAGCATGTAATCAGGAAGCTCGCAGATAGGAAGCTTGAAGCTCTTGCCGTTGCCGCAAATGAAAACCAAATTGAAGATCTTGTAAAACTTGGTGCAGCCCATGCAATTGTTTATGACGAGCAAAAGCTAATCCCCCATCTCCAGGAATCAGATGCAGTGATTTATTTAACAGGCGTCAATCCTAAAAAACATACGAGCAAAACAGTCATGGTCGATCACCAATCTATTTCAGATATCATCCAATTGGCACAAAAATCCGATGTCAGACGATTTGTGATGATGAGTGCAGTCAAAGCGGAGGAAAGTGAAACGGACCCTTCCCGCAAGATTGCGGCGAAGGATCTTCCAGAAGATATGCTTAAAGCTGCCGATCTGGTCTACACGGTTATCCGGATTGGCCAATTAACTGACAAGCCCGGAAGCGGAAAGATTACCCTGTCAGAGAAAATCCATGATCGGGATGCTGAGATTCCGCGTGAGGACGCAGCCGAAGTTCTGGTAGAGTCTATTGATAAAGAAGCTATCTTTAATTCAACCATAGAGGCAGCCTCTGGCGACACCGCTATCCGTGAAGCCCTAAGCCAGTTTTAA
- a CDS encoding histidine kinase encodes MKNRKLIVIPIMILVAAAAMWMLNKDYQQIDMLIRFMIAAGAALLSGVISYFLFKPEKEEQ; translated from the coding sequence TTGAAAAATAGGAAGCTTATTGTCATCCCCATTATGATTCTTGTAGCTGCAGCTGCAATGTGGATGCTTAATAAAGATTATCAGCAAATAGATATGCTGATCCGATTTATGATAGCAGCTGGTGCAGCACTATTATCAGGAGTCATCTCATATTTTTTATTCAAGCCGGAAAAAGAAGAACAATAA